CACGGAAGTGCAGAAGGCCTAGGAGTTGAGGATAGTCTATGCCATTATTCAATATCTATATAAGTCCAAAATTGTGCGGTAATTAGTAGGGTTATATTCAAATTTTACGCAATTCTTTGTAGCAACTCCGTCAAGTGtacgaaaactagagctgggTAAACTAGCGCAATCACCCTATTTTAagagaaattaatatttaagtacctCGACAACTTGGAAAGGctttctttaaaatatttacattaaagtCCAGTTTATCGTTGCATTTTATGCATTTTCCACAGAATTCAactcaattattaatttaaaatatttctttacgAGATTTATCATTTTACCTTATAGCCACCAAAAGTAGTACCTACACGTGACGTGAGGTACACCTACTTATCTAACagaagttttgttttttcccAGTTATCAGGCCTGCTGCTACTAATAGTGGGGCTATGGGCGGAATTCGACCTGTACAAGTACATGCAGCTGTCTTCAGAGTTCTCCGGCACAGCACCACACGCCATGATCGGCATCGCCGCGCTCATAGTGCTTGTCAGCTCCGTGGCCTTCTCCTGCATCATCAAGGGGCAGCCCGTGCTGCTGTACATCGTAAGTTCCGGACCGATACAACCTTCAAATCTTCAAGAATAGAGCggcccctctggtgttgcagatgtccatgggcggcggtaatcgcttaccatcaagcgattcgtctgctcgtttgcctcctatataacttaaaaaaaagtctTCCTACTATTTTATTCCTTTACACGCCGCGCCATAATTGGCATTTAAGTAATATCTACTGtgggcaggggcgtagctagaggatatggcgcccgaggcagtcaccaaatttgcgccccctggcGCTggcgactgacaaaagtttccctgctgctgccttttgcccattttggcgccccccttggattTAACAGGAAACTACCAACAAATATGAAATACCTAGATAAATTTCAAgtaaatttgtttacgttattttTCCAGTACGGCGGTTTCCTGGCCTGCATCTTCATGATGGACGCAGGCGTGGGTGCGTCGGTGGCGAGCTACCGCGAGACTTTCTCCAAGGGCCTGTACGACGGCCTCACGCAGACGCTCGTGTCCAGCGACCGGCACAGGGGCAACTTTGACTTGGCTCAAGCGACTGTAAGTCTGTTATGATGGACGCTTCGATGGCGATCTACCGCGAGGGCTTCTCCAAAGGCCTTTACGATGGACTCACGCAGACGCTCCTGTCCAGCGACCGGCACTGGGGCAACTTGGACTTTGATCAGTCCACTGCTACCGTGAAACCTAATTTTCTAGATTCCCGGATAGTTTTGTTAAAAAGTGTGGATAATTTCACCTTTATACATATTTTCCAGCTACATTGCTGCGGCGTGTCTAACTACACGGACTGGGTGCGCGTGCAGCGCTCCATCCCTCTGTCGTGCTGCGTCAACCCCGACGACTGCATCACTGCCAACTACAGCCACGTGTATCAGGCGGTAAGCATGAAATATCCACATTTTCACCACTACAGCATATTTAGCAGTCAGTAAACGAGAAGTCTGTCTGCTCTGCACACTAAAGTGCCTATGTGCTATAACTGCTATAAGCAAACACTTCGAAGTGCGTCAAGTAGCTAATAAGTATCTACCTGTAGTACATGAGAGCAGGCGCCGCCGAAAGTTTTGATGGTCTATTCTAtgtagggtttgcaatccggatccgGATTCGCGGATCTTCCCATATATTTCGGATCCGTCGTGCAATCTTTAATTCTATGTAAGTAGTAAGTTAAAAAACGTGACAATAACTACTAAAGGATTGTAGACACTAGATTATAACTTGAGTTGCTGTATTTACCTATTGTCTTGTTTTCTGTAGTGAGATGTGCCGTAaagtgtatttgtatattatatatagttggtcaagcaaatcttgtcagtagaaaaaggcgcgatattcaaattttctatgggacgatatcccttcgcgcctacatttttttttattgcgatttctttttatatgtattataaggGTAAATCCTATTGCTGAACTACATCACTAACCTTATTTTCAGGGCTGCTACAAAGTAATCGTGGAATATCTCGAAAGCAACATGAACATCGTGATCGGCATCGCAATCGGCACCGCACTGTTCCCACTGATCGGCACCGTCCTTTCGTGCTGCCTCGCGAGTTACATCAAGAAATCTAAGTATGATGCCATGAACTGAGCACTACAGCAAACACCTGTGGGAACAACCGACGCGATATTCTAAGTATTAAAGCTCTGGTTTCCATCTCGTGCTGCACTTCGCATTGTAGAGAAATCCCCAGCCTTTCTGTACAATGCAAGTTACTAAGGTACAGTGTGAGCGGAGACCAACGCATAACCAATGGACTGAATGATTATATACTCAATTAATATtagaattaaatattaaatataatacaacTAAAGTTGTGGCTTTATATTTCAACTGCCAATACTCTAGTTCAAAATTATCATCCTGTTTAGGTTAGAAAATCTTGATGTATagcaaatttattatataatattatgttattaaattGTGCCAGCAAACTACAAGGCATTTAATTTACTTACTGAATTCAAAAAACCGTTCATGtttcaacaaaatattttattcttcaTTGTCTTAATTAGTAATGGTCATTATTTCTTCATTATCTAATATCAAATCATCACAAAATCAAAATCTAGTCACTATCGGAGCTATCCTTCTCCTCCTTGGCTTCTGTGGGAGCATCCTGCTTGTAGTGCCGGTACTCCGGCTTCAACTCCCACATGTTCTTGTGGGGGTTCTTCAGATTATAGTTACATACTTCCTTTAGAATCTCCTTCAAGTATACAATAGGTTGTCTTgtaatctgaaaaaaaatagaaaaaattaaTGTTTAAACTTTTGGACcacaggtccaacgccaaagacggattaatctgtcacagaccacagagcaacatcaATCTCCATGCATATAAACAAAGTTCAACTTCAGTTTAGACACTTCGGTGATGTGGCgtctgagtgacagcttttgtgtttgacactgcatcgaaaaggttaaaaataaaatgctaaGTAATCTATCAGAATGACAATTTACCTTTTGCAGATCTTTGATGTTATAATATTGGTGTTTTTCAAACGCAGCAAACAGCACATTGAGCACTGCATCTTTGTCATCCCTGGCCTTTTTGCCTTCAGCCTTCTTCTTCTCTTGGTATTCAATCTGcaaattcataaattataaaattatttagtacctatttggCACATACACAGAAAATTATTAACAGAAGGATTACAGTTTATAAATTCAATTGAGAACTTTAAATTGTGTAACATGATGCaacatatacctagtcggctcataagttctgtcactggcctttaaaatttaaatttggaactcctaaaacaaaaaccgttctgcatttgaatttcgaatctttattaaatatttgagtagtataattttgcaattttctgttttcttcaacatggagtggacgcttaaagatagccgtaccgcaataattgcactatatcgttgtggtcactcgccgactaaaatttttaagctacttgaaaatttaaaattctctctaagatttgtgtatcgtaccatagaaagatacagtgaggtctctagtttaaatgacaagaaaagaagcggtcgtccgcgtacagctaggactccagcggttgtacaagcaattagggcatgcattgccagaaatcccgctaggaaacaaaaagttatggccctccagatgggtttgagcaaaaacacggtgaaaagagtgcttaatcaagacctgagacttcgtgcttataaacgaaaaactggccatcttctcaatggtcggcttaaagctttaaggcttaaaagatctaaagctttattgaagaagtacgctaaaaataagcaccgttgtatactgttttcggatgagaaaatttttgacatagaagaaaactgtaataaacaaaatgatagagtgtacgctcgcaatagtaaagaagcatctaatagcattccccgtattcaaagaggtcatcacccttcatctgtgatggtttggctgggagtttcttatgcgggcgtcactagtatgcatttttgtgagaaaggagtaaaaactagtgccaaagtgtaccaagacacggtgttgactaatattgtgaaaccactatcccatacgatgtttctaaaccagcattgggttttccagcaggactctgctccagcccataaggcaaactaaagtctacacaagcctggctcgcctccaataaaatcgactttatacggcatgaagattggccctcctctagcccagatcttaatcctttagactataaaatatggcagtatttagaggaaaaggtgtgctcaaaacctcatgcaaatctagactcgctgaaaaaatctcttgctacggcagtggccaatatcgacatgaaagtggtgcgtgaatccattgacgactggccacgaagacttcaagcctgtgtagataattatggcggtcattttgaataaatgttatacatttagattctctagtttataagctttcaaacgctgtacaaattatacggaataaacttaaacttttgattttatttgatactatgtatatgacagaacttatgagccgactaggtattgCAATGTTTGGCCAGTGTGTTTTGTTACTACCTCATTTCTTACCTGAAACCTAAAATATCTTAATGTTCAGAACAGTAAATTTATAATGCAATTAATACTTACATTATGCCTATGGTCAGACACTGGCTTGAAGTTTTGTACAATCCTATCTAACTGCTGCACTTGACGCTGTGGCATGGAAGCCTTTCTTATAGATTCAGACTTTA
This DNA window, taken from Cydia strobilella chromosome 4, ilCydStro3.1, whole genome shotgun sequence, encodes the following:
- the LOC134741088 gene encoding tetraspanin-7-like, yielding MGNQFKNVAVIACLKTFLFIFNIVFWLSGLLLLIVGLWAEFDLYKYMQLSSEFSGTAPHAMIGIAALIVLVSSVAFSCIIKGQPVLLYIYGGFLACIFMMDAGVGASVASYRETFSKGLYDGLTQTLVSSDRHRGNFDLAQATLHCCGVSNYTDWVRVQRSIPLSCCVNPDDCITANYSHVYQAGCYKVIVEYLESNMNIVIGIAIGTALFPLIGTVLSCCLASYIKKSKYDAMN